The following proteins come from a genomic window of Streptomyces sp. GS7:
- a CDS encoding putative cobaltochelatase, translating to MTTTHNTQHTTRQYPFTAVVGMDDMRLGLLLNAISPAIGGVLVRGEKGTAKSTMVRGLAELMPAVDVVGGCRFACAPAAPDPGCPDGPHGSDAAGEDRPTRMVELPVGASEDRLVGALDIERALSEGVKAFEPGLLADAHRGVLYVDEVNLLHDHLVDLLLDAAAMGASYVEREGVSVRHAARFLLVGTMNPEEGELRPQLLDRFGLTVEVAASREPEQRVQVVRRRLAYDADPAGFAARWADEERELRRRIARAREVLPSVELGDAALRQIAATCAAFEVDGMRADIVMARTASALAAWAGRTEVRSEDVRQAALLALPHRRRRNPFDAPGLDEDKLDEVLEETAGQQPDGDGGDGPEPDGPEPDGPEPDGPDGGPGGGPGGLPPQDGGPQESPGLDLPRQQEAEPPARPEGPEREPEAEPAASGPGREQAAVGAAEPFRTRRLDVPGLGEGADGRRSRARTAHGRTTGSRRPQGALGRLHLAATVQAAAPHQRARGRRGPGLVVRRDDLREAVREGREGNLVLFVVDASGSMAARRRMSAVKGAVLSLLLDAYQRRDKVGLVTFRGSGAELALPPTSSVEAGAARLEQLPTGGRTPLSEGLLKAHEVLRVERMRDASRRPLLVVVTDGRATGGAEPLVRAGRAARLLAAEGTASVVVDCEAGPVRLGLAAGLARDLGGPAVTLDELRADSVSALVRTVQGRPVRAGGDAGRGRDHVNRKAA from the coding sequence ATGACAACGACGCACAACACGCAGCACACCACCCGGCAGTACCCGTTCACCGCCGTCGTCGGCATGGACGACATGCGGCTGGGCCTGCTGCTGAACGCCATCTCGCCGGCCATCGGCGGGGTGCTGGTGCGCGGCGAGAAGGGCACCGCGAAGTCGACGATGGTGCGCGGTCTGGCGGAGCTGATGCCGGCCGTGGACGTGGTCGGCGGCTGCCGCTTCGCCTGCGCGCCCGCCGCCCCGGACCCCGGGTGCCCCGACGGCCCGCACGGGTCGGACGCCGCCGGTGAGGACCGCCCGACGCGGATGGTCGAGCTGCCGGTCGGTGCCTCCGAGGACCGGCTGGTGGGCGCGCTGGACATCGAACGGGCCCTGTCGGAGGGCGTGAAGGCGTTCGAGCCGGGGCTGCTGGCGGACGCGCACCGGGGCGTGCTGTACGTCGACGAGGTCAATCTGCTCCACGACCACCTGGTCGACCTCCTGCTGGACGCCGCCGCGATGGGCGCCTCGTACGTGGAGCGCGAGGGCGTCTCGGTGCGGCACGCCGCCCGGTTCCTGCTCGTCGGCACCATGAACCCCGAAGAGGGCGAACTGCGGCCGCAGTTGCTGGACCGGTTCGGGCTGACCGTGGAGGTCGCGGCGTCGCGGGAGCCGGAGCAGCGGGTGCAGGTCGTGCGGCGCCGGCTGGCGTACGACGCCGATCCCGCGGGCTTCGCGGCGCGCTGGGCGGACGAGGAGCGGGAGCTGCGCCGGCGCATCGCGCGGGCGCGGGAGGTGCTGCCGTCGGTGGAGCTGGGCGACGCCGCGCTGCGGCAGATCGCCGCGACCTGCGCCGCGTTCGAGGTGGACGGGATGCGGGCGGACATCGTGATGGCCCGCACGGCGAGTGCGCTCGCGGCGTGGGCGGGGCGCACGGAGGTGCGGTCCGAGGACGTACGGCAGGCCGCGCTGCTGGCGCTGCCGCACCGGCGGCGGCGGAACCCCTTCGACGCGCCGGGACTTGACGAGGACAAGCTCGACGAGGTGCTGGAGGAGACGGCCGGGCAGCAGCCGGACGGCGACGGCGGCGACGGTCCGGAGCCGGACGGTCCGGAGCCGGACGGTCCGGAGCCGGACGGTCCGGACGGCGGTCCCGGCGGCGGCCCCGGCGGACTGCCCCCTCAGGACGGCGGACCGCAGGAGTCGCCGGGGCTCGACCTGCCGCGCCAGCAGGAGGCGGAGCCGCCGGCCCGCCCCGAGGGCCCGGAGCGGGAGCCGGAGGCCGAGCCGGCCGCGTCCGGGCCGGGGCGGGAGCAGGCGGCGGTGGGCGCCGCCGAGCCGTTCCGGACCCGGCGGCTGGATGTGCCGGGGCTGGGCGAGGGCGCGGACGGCCGCCGGTCGCGGGCGCGTACCGCGCACGGCCGGACGACCGGCTCGCGGCGGCCCCAAGGGGCCCTGGGCAGGCTGCACTTGGCGGCCACGGTGCAGGCCGCGGCGCCGCATCAGCGGGCGCGCGGGCGCCGCGGGCCCGGGCTGGTGGTGCGCCGGGACGATCTGCGCGAGGCGGTGCGCGAGGGGCGCGAGGGCAACCTGGTGCTGTTCGTCGTGGACGCGTCGGGGTCGATGGCGGCGCGGAGGCGGATGAGCGCGGTCAAGGGGGCGGTGCTGTCGCTGCTGCTGGACGCCTACCAGCGGCGGGACAAGGTCGGGCTGGTCACCTTCCGGGGCTCCGGAGCGGAGCTGGCGCTGCCGCCGACGTCGTCCGTCGAGGCGGGCGCGGCGCGCCTGGAGCAGCTGCCGACGGGCGGCCGTACACCGCTGTCGGAGGGGCTGTTGAAGGCCCATGAGGTGCTGCGGGTGGAGCGGATGCGGGACGCGTCCCGCCGCCCGCTGCTCGTGGTGGTGACCGACGGCCGGGCCACCGGCGGGGCGGAGCCGCTGGTCCGCGCCGGCCGCGCGGCGCGGCTGCTGGCCGCCGAGGGCACCGCGTCGGTGGTCGTGGACTGCGAGGCGGGACCGGTCCGGCTGGGGCTGGCCGCCGGACTGGCACGGGACCTGGGCGGTCCCGCGGTCACCCTCGACGAACTGCGCGCGGACAGCGTCTCCGCGCTCGTACGGACCGTGCAGGGCAGGCCCGTTCGCGCCGGCGGCGATGCCGGCCGGGGCCGGGATCACGTCAACAGGAAGGCCGCGTAA
- a CDS encoding cobyric acid synthase gives MSGRSVGPGGGVGGGLLVAGTTSDAGKSVVTAGICRWLVRQGVKVAPFKAQNMSLNSFVTREGAEIGRAQAMQAAAARVEPTALMNPVLLKPGGDRSSQVVLLGRPVGELSARGYFGTAGPAAPRPDTSPGETAYGSGREQLLGTVTDCLAELRRTYDAVICEGAGSPAEINLRRTDIVNMGIARAARIPVVVVGDIDRGGVFASFFGTTALLSEEDQALVAGYLVNKFRGDVSLLEPGLAMLRGLTGRRTFGVLPYAHGLGIDEEDGLRVSLRGAVRESVVAPPVGADVLRVAVCAVPLMSNFTDVDALAAEPGVVVRFVDRAEELADADLVVVPGTRGTVRALAWLRERGLADALARRAAEGRPVLGICGGFQVLGEHIDDEVESRAGKVDALGLLPVRVRFGREKCLARPVGEALGERVEGYEIHHGVAEVCGGEAFLDGCRVGSVWGTHWHGSLESDGFRRAFLREVARVAGRRFVPAPDTRFGTLREEQLDRLGDLIEEHADTAALLRLIEDGVPEGLPFVPPGAP, from the coding sequence TTGAGCGGGCGGAGCGTGGGGCCCGGTGGGGGCGTCGGTGGCGGGCTGCTGGTGGCCGGTACGACGTCGGACGCGGGCAAGAGCGTGGTCACGGCGGGCATCTGCCGCTGGCTGGTGCGGCAGGGCGTGAAGGTGGCGCCGTTCAAGGCCCAGAACATGTCGCTGAACTCGTTCGTGACCCGCGAGGGCGCGGAGATCGGCCGGGCGCAGGCGATGCAGGCGGCGGCGGCACGGGTGGAGCCGACGGCCCTGATGAACCCGGTGCTGCTCAAGCCGGGCGGCGACCGCAGCAGCCAGGTGGTGCTGCTGGGCAGGCCGGTGGGCGAGTTGAGCGCGCGCGGGTACTTCGGCACGGCCGGGCCCGCGGCGCCGCGGCCGGACACGTCACCGGGCGAGACGGCGTACGGGAGCGGGCGGGAGCAGCTGCTGGGGACGGTGACCGACTGCCTGGCGGAGCTGCGGCGGACGTACGACGCGGTGATCTGCGAGGGCGCCGGCAGCCCCGCGGAGATCAATCTGCGGCGGACCGACATCGTCAACATGGGCATCGCCCGGGCGGCGCGGATCCCGGTCGTGGTGGTCGGCGACATCGACCGCGGCGGCGTCTTCGCGTCGTTCTTCGGGACCACGGCGCTGCTGTCCGAGGAGGACCAGGCGCTGGTCGCGGGCTATCTGGTCAACAAGTTCCGCGGGGACGTCTCCCTGCTGGAGCCGGGCCTTGCGATGCTGCGCGGGCTCACCGGCCGGCGGACGTTCGGCGTGCTGCCGTACGCGCACGGGCTGGGAATCGACGAGGAGGACGGGCTGCGGGTCTCGCTGCGCGGCGCGGTCCGCGAGTCCGTCGTGGCGCCGCCGGTCGGCGCGGACGTGCTGCGGGTCGCGGTGTGCGCGGTACCGCTGATGTCCAACTTCACCGACGTGGACGCGCTGGCGGCGGAGCCGGGTGTGGTGGTGCGGTTCGTGGACCGCGCCGAGGAACTCGCCGACGCCGACCTGGTGGTGGTGCCGGGCACCCGCGGGACGGTGCGGGCGCTGGCCTGGCTGCGCGAGCGGGGGCTGGCGGACGCGCTCGCCCGGCGGGCCGCCGAGGGCCGCCCGGTGCTCGGTATCTGCGGCGGCTTCCAGGTACTCGGAGAGCACATCGACGACGAGGTCGAGTCGCGGGCGGGGAAGGTGGACGCGCTGGGGCTACTGCCCGTACGCGTCCGGTTCGGCCGGGAGAAGTGCCTGGCGCGGCCGGTCGGCGAGGCACTCGGGGAGCGCGTCGAGGGCTACGAGATCCATCACGGTGTGGCCGAGGTCTGCGGCGGGGAAGCCTTCCTGGACGGCTGCCGGGTGGGCTCCGTGTGGGGCACGCACTGGCACGGCTCGCTGGAGAGCGACGGCTTTCGGCGGGCGTTCCTGCGGGAGGTGGCGCGGGTGGCGGGCCGCCGGTTCGTACCGGCTCCGGACACCCGCTTCGGCACGCTGCGCGAGGAGCAGCTGGACCGGCTGGGGGATCTGATCGAGGAGCACGCGGACACGGCGGCGCTGCTGCGGCTGATCGAGGACGGGGTGCCGGAGGGGCTGCCGTTCGTCCCGCCGGGGGCGCCGTGA
- a CDS encoding cobalamin biosynthesis protein, translating to MRGEHAGYACGAALGFLGDLIAADPRRGHPVAAFGRAAGAVERRLWRDHRGYGAAHTVLCAGGAAVGAALLERAVRDRRGARVALTAAAVWAVLGGTSLGREARAVGGALAAGDLDVARERLPHLCGRDPQALDGPQMARAVVESVAENTSDAVVGALVWGALGGVPGLVAFRAVNTLDAMVGHKSPRYRRFGWAAARLDDVAGWPGSRLTAALTVLAGPDRRGALRAWRADGGAHPSPNAGPVEASFAGALGVRLGGTLAYGGRVEHRPVLNGGARPAAVPDIERAVRLSRRVGLLALGVTVAGRLAATCRRGVRT from the coding sequence ATGCGCGGCGAACACGCGGGGTACGCGTGCGGCGCGGCCCTCGGCTTTCTCGGCGACCTGATCGCGGCGGATCCCCGGCGGGGCCATCCGGTGGCCGCGTTCGGCCGGGCCGCGGGCGCCGTCGAGCGCCGGCTGTGGCGCGACCACCGCGGGTACGGGGCGGCGCACACCGTGCTGTGCGCGGGCGGTGCGGCCGTCGGCGCGGCACTGCTGGAGCGCGCCGTACGGGACCGCCGAGGAGCCCGGGTGGCGCTGACCGCGGCGGCGGTGTGGGCCGTCCTCGGCGGCACGTCGCTGGGGCGGGAGGCGCGGGCCGTGGGCGGCGCGCTGGCGGCCGGCGACCTGGACGTGGCGCGGGAGCGGCTGCCGCATCTGTGCGGGCGCGATCCGCAGGCGCTGGACGGGCCGCAGATGGCCCGCGCGGTGGTGGAGTCGGTCGCCGAGAACACCTCGGACGCGGTGGTGGGCGCCCTGGTCTGGGGCGCGCTGGGCGGGGTGCCCGGTCTGGTGGCGTTCCGGGCGGTGAACACGCTCGACGCGATGGTGGGTCACAAGTCTCCGCGCTACCGGCGCTTCGGCTGGGCCGCGGCCCGGCTGGACGACGTGGCCGGCTGGCCGGGCTCCCGGCTGACCGCCGCGTTGACGGTGCTCGCGGGCCCCGACCGGCGCGGTGCGCTGCGGGCCTGGCGGGCCGACGGCGGGGCGCACCCGAGCCCCAACGCGGGCCCCGTGGAGGCGTCGTTCGCGGGCGCGCTGGGCGTCCGGCTGGGCGGCACGCTGGCGTACGGCGGGCGGGTGGAGCACCGCCCGGTGCTCAACGGCGGGGCGCGGCCGGCAGCGGTGCCCGACATCGAGCGGGCGGTGCGGCTGTCGCGGCGGGTGGGCCTGCTGGCGTTGGGCGTGACGGTCGCGGGGCGGCTCGCGGCCACGTGCCGCCGGGGTGTGCGGACATGA
- a CDS encoding caspase family protein, with protein sequence MSEYDARGKTNRALLICVHDYETHPALPAVEANADELRRALTGPGTDLFTADEVVVCRPREPEELSRALKAVADEARGLLLVHFSGHGWVGSDGGDLRLLVGASDHRHRHTTVSWQDAVLSCLDSARADRIVVILECCYSGNADGAFHALRKPMSLLMAAQPNRRIFSGDEPAGGTPFTRAVVRILEEGIPGRRFVTFEDLAAALRDRLADERTPMGEVWEPRAAKQNTLDDVILSFATPEDRPPTPPRIRRRRWLNQHVVRPVRRRLRLLVALCTALVLAAAGLVAHRVLSPLPDCPPALELRLLTAPEAEPALRQAAFAYEMSDADTRPLAGEGDLPDGCRRAQITVYSAAKDQIDQGFAAADRWQGEARGGTGRGNDAAKGADPLYRPGPQPDLWIPESTADYEEARRGMPPKGSPATLHDTGPVAYSPLVVGIPAGKRPADVEQVAPWQDLLTGTDSRHGDLRLLRPSPVLSGTGLLHTLGLYLAGDGSRIDPSSAPDPALVRDAESRLTAPGSQYAGSTELLCSLRPDAGPDAGPGRPGGGRGAGSAPLVSEKSLADYNLGRATGSCPALARPPAPGDRYAAYYPKNVPALDHPLIRVDWSGAADAPTRQAAVARFADWLRAPDGGRPVLSRQGYRGVPGKDGTTPRPASGSPLLDTAADIDLAAPVTPFTAGPDQVGRVLAGYDRAQRASRLLILMDTSSSMADGGKLPVATAAAGRVLEMVGARHTYGLWTFPDRTHPGSPYAVRRIVPLGSADPAPGKAALDRIAKGELVDHGAPMEEALTTAVAELKKADGGSGGNSAVVLLLDEDDGAAGRAPGVEQKLAELLKNGPPVPVLTVAMGRSGCDTFALQGLARASDGQCVTGGPDAPDLLAGLVASIGSAGTGDR encoded by the coding sequence ATGTCCGAGTACGACGCACGGGGCAAGACGAACCGGGCGCTGCTGATCTGCGTCCACGACTACGAGACGCACCCCGCCCTGCCCGCCGTGGAGGCCAACGCCGACGAGCTCAGGCGCGCGCTGACCGGCCCCGGCACCGACCTGTTCACCGCGGACGAGGTCGTCGTCTGCCGGCCCCGGGAGCCCGAGGAGCTGAGCCGGGCGCTGAAGGCCGTCGCCGATGAGGCGCGCGGTCTGCTGCTGGTGCACTTCTCCGGCCACGGCTGGGTCGGCAGCGACGGCGGCGACCTCCGGCTCCTGGTCGGCGCCTCGGACCACCGGCACCGCCACACCACGGTCTCCTGGCAGGACGCCGTCCTGTCCTGCCTCGACAGCGCACGGGCCGACCGCATCGTCGTCATCCTGGAATGCTGCTACTCCGGCAACGCCGACGGCGCCTTCCACGCCCTGCGCAAGCCCATGTCGCTGCTGATGGCCGCGCAGCCCAACCGCCGGATCTTCAGCGGCGACGAACCCGCCGGCGGCACCCCCTTCACCCGCGCCGTGGTGCGGATCCTCGAAGAGGGCATCCCCGGCCGGCGGTTCGTCACCTTCGAGGACCTGGCCGCCGCGCTGCGCGACCGGCTCGCCGACGAGCGCACCCCGATGGGCGAGGTCTGGGAGCCGCGCGCCGCCAAGCAGAACACCCTCGACGACGTCATCCTCTCCTTCGCCACCCCCGAGGACCGGCCGCCGACCCCGCCGCGGATCCGCCGGCGCCGCTGGCTCAACCAGCACGTCGTCCGGCCCGTACGGCGCCGCCTCCGGCTCCTCGTCGCGCTGTGCACCGCCCTCGTGCTGGCCGCCGCCGGCCTGGTCGCCCACCGGGTGCTGAGCCCGCTCCCGGACTGCCCGCCCGCCCTGGAGCTGCGGCTGCTCACCGCGCCCGAGGCCGAACCGGCGCTCCGCCAGGCCGCGTTCGCCTACGAGATGTCCGACGCCGACACCCGCCCGCTGGCCGGCGAGGGCGACCTCCCCGACGGCTGCCGCCGGGCCCAGATCACCGTCTACTCCGCCGCCAAGGACCAGATCGACCAGGGCTTCGCCGCCGCCGACCGCTGGCAGGGCGAGGCCCGCGGCGGCACCGGCCGGGGGAACGACGCGGCCAAGGGCGCCGACCCCCTCTACCGCCCCGGACCCCAGCCCGACCTCTGGATCCCCGAATCCACCGCCGACTACGAAGAGGCCCGCCGCGGCATGCCCCCCAAGGGCTCCCCGGCCACCCTCCACGACACCGGCCCGGTCGCCTACAGCCCGCTGGTCGTCGGCATCCCCGCCGGCAAGCGCCCGGCCGACGTCGAACAGGTCGCCCCCTGGCAGGACCTGCTCACCGGCACCGACAGCCGGCACGGCGACCTCAGGCTGCTGCGCCCCAGCCCCGTGCTCTCCGGCACCGGCCTGCTGCACACCCTCGGCCTCTACCTCGCCGGCGACGGCTCGCGCATCGACCCGTCCAGCGCCCCCGACCCCGCCCTCGTCCGGGACGCCGAGAGCCGGCTGACCGCGCCCGGCAGCCAGTACGCCGGCAGCACCGAACTGCTCTGCTCGCTGCGCCCGGACGCGGGCCCGGACGCCGGCCCCGGACGGCCCGGGGGCGGCCGGGGCGCCGGCTCGGCGCCACTGGTCTCCGAGAAGTCCCTCGCCGACTACAACCTCGGCCGCGCCACCGGCAGTTGCCCGGCCCTCGCCCGGCCGCCGGCCCCCGGCGACCGGTACGCCGCGTACTACCCCAAGAACGTCCCGGCCCTCGACCACCCGCTGATCCGGGTCGACTGGAGCGGCGCCGCCGACGCCCCGACCCGGCAGGCCGCCGTCGCCCGCTTCGCCGACTGGCTGCGCGCTCCGGACGGCGGCCGGCCCGTCCTCTCCCGCCAGGGCTACCGCGGGGTCCCCGGGAAGGACGGCACGACGCCCCGCCCCGCTTCCGGCTCCCCGCTCCTCGACACCGCCGCCGACATCGACCTCGCCGCCCCCGTCACCCCCTTCACGGCCGGGCCCGACCAGGTCGGCCGGGTGCTGGCCGGCTACGACCGGGCGCAGCGCGCCAGCCGCCTGCTGATCCTCATGGACACCTCCTCCTCGATGGCCGACGGCGGCAAGCTCCCGGTCGCCACGGCGGCGGCCGGCCGGGTCCTGGAGATGGTCGGCGCCCGCCACACCTACGGCCTGTGGACCTTCCCGGACCGCACGCACCCCGGCAGTCCCTACGCCGTACGCCGGATCGTCCCGCTCGGCAGCGCCGACCCGGCCCCCGGCAAGGCCGCCCTCGACCGGATCGCCAAGGGCGAACTGGTCGACCACGGCGCCCCGATGGAGGAGGCGCTGACCACCGCGGTGGCGGAGCTGAAGAAGGCGGACGGCGGCAGCGGGGGCAACAGCGCCGTCGTACTGCTCCTCGACGAGGACGACGGGGCGGCCGGGCGCGCCCCCGGCGTGGAGCAGAAGCTGGCCGAACTCCTCAAGAACGGGCCCCCGGTGCCGGTCCTGACGGTGGCGATGGGCCGCTCCGGCTGCGACACCTTCGCCCTCCAGGGGCTGGCCCGCGCCTCCGACGGCCAGTGCGTGACCGGCGGTCCGGACGCACCGGATCTGCTGGCCGGACTGGTCGCCTCGATCGGCTCCGCGGGCACGGGGGACCGGTGA
- a CDS encoding extracellular solute-binding protein produces MRARAALPAALLALLVTAAAGGCTSGPPHPEEGAIVLATGSDLSSSGVRQDLIHAWERRTGRTVRIVKLPDTADGQRSQLLAAGQSGNSGYDVLNIDVAWTAEFAAAGVIRPWGPSLDGDFLPSVVKTTRYDGKVWAVPFNTDAGLLYYRKDILHDYGYDQPPGNWGELKNISVQVAGAYNRKARAARTAAGGTQAAAAPTLYGLVAQLRPYEGLTVNTLESAWANGGDPEATSFTKGEQVGSLQLGVTALKDQLDSIMPHEATAMDETESRRWFADGRALFMRNWPVEYASVAEKLRPGVQFDVAELPGRPTDGRRISVLGGQNLAIAADSTRPAGARSLIAALTDPESERCLLERGFAATRASAYGTGAATPRCPLPPGDAQRGEHGATGRPPVPPGQEPPYTRTLYAALRAAEPRPRSAHYQTFSKVVQIRVSEYLNSTGGTAIADELAREADEALSGRNG; encoded by the coding sequence GTGAGGGCCCGCGCGGCGCTGCCCGCCGCCCTCCTCGCCCTGCTGGTGACCGCCGCGGCCGGCGGCTGCACGTCCGGACCGCCGCACCCCGAGGAGGGCGCCATCGTGCTGGCCACCGGCAGCGACCTGAGCAGCTCCGGGGTCCGCCAGGACCTCATCCACGCCTGGGAGCGGCGCACCGGCCGCACGGTGCGGATCGTGAAGCTCCCGGACACCGCGGACGGCCAGCGCAGCCAGCTGCTGGCCGCCGGCCAGTCCGGCAACAGCGGCTACGACGTGCTGAACATCGATGTGGCCTGGACCGCCGAGTTCGCCGCGGCGGGCGTCATCCGCCCCTGGGGCCCGAGCCTGGACGGCGACTTCCTCCCCAGCGTCGTCAAGACCACCCGGTACGACGGCAAGGTCTGGGCCGTCCCCTTCAACACCGACGCCGGGCTCCTCTACTACCGCAAGGACATCCTGCACGACTACGGATACGACCAGCCCCCCGGCAACTGGGGCGAGTTGAAGAACATCTCCGTCCAGGTGGCGGGCGCCTACAACCGCAAGGCCAGGGCCGCCAGGACCGCCGCCGGCGGGACGCAGGCCGCGGCCGCCCCCACCCTCTACGGCCTGGTCGCCCAACTGCGCCCCTACGAAGGGCTGACCGTCAACACCCTGGAGTCCGCCTGGGCCAACGGCGGCGATCCGGAGGCGACCAGCTTCACCAAGGGCGAGCAGGTCGGCTCGCTCCAGCTCGGGGTCACCGCGCTCAAGGACCAGCTCGACTCGATCATGCCGCACGAGGCCACCGCGATGGACGAGACCGAGAGCCGCCGCTGGTTCGCCGACGGCCGCGCCCTGTTCATGCGCAACTGGCCGGTGGAGTACGCCTCGGTCGCCGAGAAGCTCAGGCCCGGCGTCCAGTTCGACGTCGCCGAACTGCCCGGCCGGCCCACCGACGGCCGGCGGATCTCCGTGCTCGGCGGCCAGAACCTGGCGATCGCCGCCGACAGCACCCGCCCGGCCGGCGCCCGCTCGCTGATCGCGGCGCTCACCGACCCGGAGAGCGAACGCTGCCTGCTGGAGCGCGGGTTCGCGGCCACCCGGGCCTCGGCCTACGGCACCGGGGCCGCCACCCCGCGCTGCCCGCTGCCGCCCGGCGACGCGCAGCGCGGCGAACACGGCGCCACCGGCCGGCCGCCGGTCCCTCCGGGCCAGGAGCCGCCCTACACCCGGACCCTCTACGCGGCCCTGCGCGCCGCCGAACCGCGCCCGCGCAGCGCCCACTACCAGACCTTCAGCAAGGTCGTGCAGATCCGGGTCTCCGAGTACCTGAACAGCACCGGCGGTACGGCCATCGCGGACGAGCTGGCCCGGGAGGCGGACGAGGCGCTCAGCGGACGGAACGGCTGA
- a CDS encoding inorganic phosphate transporter: protein MEHITLLIGIVIVTALVFDFTNGFHDTANAMATTISTGALRPRAAVAMSAGLNLVGAFLSVEVAKTISGGIIDESAGIRPEVIFAGLVGAIVWNMVTWLAGLPSSSSHALFGGLIGATVVSVGTGGVHGEAVVMKVLIPAVAAPFVAGLASMAATRLTYRLARGREEADTAKGYRAGQIASAALVSLAHGTNDAQKTMGVITLALITGGVIAPHSDPPMWVIASAGLAIALGTYLGGWRIIRTMGKGITDIQPPQGFAAQTGAAATILASSHLGFALSTTQVCSGAVMGSGLGRKGGVVRWSTAGRMVAAWALTLPAAGLVSAGAAFLADQGNWGVAAVAVCALAVCGGIWAASRRKPIDHTNVNEGPAAEPVGVVTAALQTVAPPPAGTVAPAAPAAPASAAATAAEAAAPPAQPTPSAQPAQPATATS from the coding sequence ATGGAACACATCACGCTTCTCATCGGGATCGTGATCGTCACGGCCTTGGTGTTCGACTTTACGAACGGCTTCCACGACACGGCCAACGCAATGGCCACCACCATTTCCACCGGGGCACTGCGACCCAGAGCCGCGGTGGCGATGTCGGCGGGGCTCAATCTTGTCGGCGCGTTCCTGTCCGTCGAGGTGGCCAAGACCATCTCCGGCGGCATCATCGACGAGAGCGCCGGCATCAGACCTGAAGTGATCTTCGCCGGTCTGGTCGGCGCCATCGTCTGGAACATGGTGACCTGGCTCGCCGGACTCCCCTCCAGCTCCTCCCACGCCCTCTTCGGCGGTCTGATCGGCGCCACCGTGGTCTCCGTCGGCACCGGCGGGGTGCACGGCGAGGCCGTCGTCATGAAGGTCCTGATCCCGGCGGTGGCCGCGCCGTTCGTCGCGGGCCTCGCCTCGATGGCGGCGACCCGGCTCACCTACCGGCTGGCCCGGGGGCGCGAGGAGGCGGACACCGCCAAGGGCTACCGCGCCGGCCAGATCGCCTCGGCCGCGCTGGTCTCGCTGGCCCACGGCACCAACGACGCCCAGAAGACGATGGGCGTGATCACCCTCGCGCTGATCACCGGCGGGGTCATCGCGCCGCACTCCGACCCGCCGATGTGGGTCATCGCCTCGGCCGGTCTGGCCATCGCGCTCGGCACCTACCTGGGCGGCTGGCGCATCATCCGCACGATGGGCAAGGGCATCACCGACATCCAGCCGCCGCAGGGCTTCGCCGCCCAGACCGGCGCCGCGGCCACCATCCTGGCCTCCTCCCACCTCGGCTTCGCGCTCTCCACCACCCAGGTCTGCTCCGGTGCCGTGATGGGCTCCGGGCTGGGCCGCAAGGGCGGCGTGGTGCGCTGGTCCACGGCCGGGCGGATGGTCGCCGCCTGGGCGCTGACACTGCCGGCCGCCGGACTGGTCTCGGCGGGTGCCGCGTTCCTGGCCGACCAGGGCAACTGGGGCGTCGCCGCGGTCGCGGTGTGCGCGCTCGCGGTCTGCGGCGGCATCTGGGCGGCCTCCCGGCGCAAGCCGATCGACCACACCAACGTCAACGAGGGCCCGGCCGCGGAGCCGGTGGGTGTCGTCACCGCCGCGCTGCAGACCGTCGCCCCTCCCCCGGCGGGCACGGTCGCCCCGGCGGCCCCGGCAGCCCCGGCTTCCGCCGCGGCCACCGCGGCGGAAGCCGCCGCCCCGCCCGCGCAGCCGACGCCGTCGGCGCAGCCGGCGCAGCCCGCGACGGCCACCTCCTAG
- a CDS encoding class II aldolase/adducin family protein, with translation MKDHPDHLAAAWSELVATARRTVADGLVVGTSGNVSVRVKDLVLVTPSGIPYDRLGPSDTTAVDLDGRQIIGRLRPTSELPLHLAVYRSTPATAIVHTHAPHATAVSTLVPELPPIHYMAAALGGPVRVAPYALYGSDELAAHMLDALRDRTAALLQNHGTVAYGASLDQALERTAQLEWMCRVWLTASSVPGRTPSLLSAAQLDAAGDRLRGYGQRAGHPA, from the coding sequence ATGAAGGACCACCCCGACCACCTCGCCGCCGCCTGGAGCGAACTCGTCGCCACCGCCCGCCGCACGGTCGCCGACGGCCTCGTCGTCGGCACCTCGGGCAACGTCTCGGTACGCGTGAAGGACCTCGTCCTCGTCACCCCCAGCGGGATCCCCTACGACCGGCTCGGCCCCTCGGACACCACCGCGGTCGACCTCGACGGCCGCCAGATCATCGGCAGACTCCGCCCGACCAGCGAACTTCCGCTGCACCTCGCCGTCTACCGCAGCACCCCGGCCACCGCGATCGTGCACACCCACGCGCCGCACGCCACCGCCGTCTCCACCCTCGTCCCCGAACTCCCGCCGATCCACTACATGGCCGCCGCGCTCGGCGGCCCCGTACGCGTCGCCCCCTACGCCCTCTACGGCAGCGACGAACTGGCCGCCCACATGCTCGACGCCCTCCGCGACCGCACCGCCGCCCTCCTCCAGAACCACGGCACCGTCGCCTACGGCGCAAGCCTCGACCAGGCGCTGGAGCGCACCGCCCAACTGGAGTGGATGTGCCGGGTCTGGCTCACCGCCAGCTCCGTGCCCGGCCGCACCCCCAGCCTGCTGTCGGCCGCCCAGCTCGACGCCGCGGGGGACCGGCTGCGCGGCTACGGCCAGCGCGCCGGGCACCCCGCCTAG